A single window of Balaenoptera ricei isolate mBalRic1 chromosome 15, mBalRic1.hap2, whole genome shotgun sequence DNA harbors:
- the PVRIG gene encoding transmembrane protein PVRIG encodes MDRPRALGLLLALLTLCITAGTPEVWVQVQMEATGSPSFTVRCGFLGSGSISLVTVSYGGPDGAGGTTLAVLHPKFGTQHWNPACRAHWETRTSISLTLEGSEGRSSSPNTTFCCKFTSFPEGSQEACGNLSLNPDQGLPAPTPATMLRADLAGILGVAGVLLFGCVYLLYLLRRQRHWSVMKLQPPRHSSPQTQRRASAAGQASLTSLHIPYATINTSYFSPATLHRVLPPQPLPGWVPLPSQSPVSWAPLPASARSSFISVENRLYAQAEKGPLHAGTDLIPLPDCLGRRAMEGR; translated from the exons ATGGACAGGCCCCGGGCCCTGGGCCTGCTCTTGGCGCTGCTGACTCTCTGCATCACTGCTG GGACTCCTGAGGTGTGGGTGCAGGTTCAGATGGAGGCCACTGGGTCCCCATCCTTCACTGTCCGCTGTGGATTCCTGGGATCTGGCTCTATCTCCCTGGTGACTGTGAGCTACGGGGGCCCCGATGGTGCCGGAGGGACCACGCTGGCTGTGTTGCACCCAAAATTCGGCACCCAACACTGGAACCCTGCCTGCCGGGCGCACTGGGAAACCAGAACCAGCATCTCCCTCACCTTGGAAGGGTCTGAGGGGAGAAGCTCCAGTCCCAACACCACCTTCTGCTGCAAGTTTACTTCCTTCCCCGAGGGCTCCCAGGAGGCCTGTGGGAACCTCTCCCTCAACCCAGACCAAG GGCTCCCTGCTCCTACTCCAGCCACCATGCTGCGAGCTGACCTGGCTGGGATCTTGGGGGTCGCAGGGGTCCTTCTCTTTGGCTGCGTCTACCTCCTCTACCTCCTGCGTCGGCAAAGGCACTG GTCTGTCATGAAGCTTCAGCCACCCAGACACAGCAGCccccagacacagaggagagcaaGT GCAGCCGGCCAAGCCTCCCTGACCTCTCTCCACATCCCCTACGCCACCATCAACACCAGCTACTTCAGCCCGGCAACTCTGCACCGggtcctcccaccccagcccctgcccgggtGGGTGCCGCTCCCCAGCCAGAGCCCTGTCTCCTGGGCACCCCTGCCGGCCTCCGCTCGCAGCAGCTTCATCTCTGTTGAGAACCGACTCTACGCTCAAGCAGAAAAGGGGCCTCTCCACGCCGGCACCGACCTCATCCCGCTCCCGGACTGTCTGGGGCGCAGAGCCATGGAGGGGCGTTAG